The window TGTTCTTCTGGCACCATTCACCTTTTCGGAGGTGGCCGTAAATAGCAAAAAGCCCCGGGGAACCGGGGCTTTTTGCTTATCTGGCGTTCGCGAACGGTCGTCTGTAAAGGCCCCCAGCCGCGACCACGTGGGGGCCTTTTGGGGGCCTCCGAAGGGGCCTCGGATCAGGCCCCTTTTGCTCTGAGTTCGTCGAGCCAGTCGCTCCACCACTGCATCATTTCAACGCGCTCGCTCCAATAAGTGCCACGGTTGTACGTAGCTCGTGTCGTGTTCCCAACTTTATGAGCGAGCGCAGCTTCGATGGCATCCGGGTTCCACTTGCTCGACTCGTTCAGCAACGTGCTGGCCATGGAGCGAAAACCGTGGGCAGTCATTTTGCCTTTATATCCGATCCGGCGAAGCGCGCCGTTGACAGTGTTCTCCGAGATAGGGCGACGGCCCGTGTGAAACGTCGGAAACACGTACGGGCCATTTCGCAACGGTGCCATCTCGTTGATGATGGCGATCGCCTGCTTCGAGAGCGGAACCTCATGCCGCTTTCGCATTTTCATATCCTCGATTTGCGGAATCCACCGAGCCTCCGAAAGCTTACGGTGACCGCCGGGTGACAGCGTTGCATGTGCCATGCGGGATGGACGGTAAACCATAAGCGGGTCGAGCGAATATGGCGGCGCGAAGGGCTCAAGGTGCCGCAGCGCCAGCCAAAGCGCGGACGTCTATGGCAGGGCGACGGATCATGCATCCGCCTGCTGCCTGAGTATCCGGGACATGTCTGGGCCTACGATTTCGTCGAGGGGCGAACGCATGATGGCCGCAAGTTCCGTATCCTCACGATCATTGACGAGGCCAGCAGGGAATGCCTGGCGCTCATCGTTGCGCGTCAGCTCAAGCACGAGGATGTTCTGGCGGCTCTGGCCGACCTGTTCATCTCGCGCGGCCCGCCTGCACATATACGGTCCGATAATGGCAGCGAACTTATCGCGACCGCTGTGCAGAAATGGCTGGGTCAGATCGGTGTGAAGACGCTTTACATCACCCTGGGATCACCATGGGAGAATGGCTATACCGAAAGCTTCAATGGGTCGCTTCGCGACGAACTGCCGGGCGGCGAGATCTTCTACAGCCTCGCCGGGGCCAAGGTCCTGATCGAAGCCTGGCGGCGGCATTACAACACCGTCCGCCCGCATAGCAGCCTGGGCTATCGACCGCCGGAACCGGAAACAGCGACACCGCCATATCCGCCCTCCGGTTCCGCTTCGCTCCACCTCCGTCCGGATATGGCGGCGATGGCCTTAATCCACTAAAAAACCAATCGGGCCACTCGGTGGGGGCAGGTCAGTTGTATCGTGGTCAGCCAACGATCTCTGAAAAGCAGTTTGATTGAGATATGCTCAATTTTACCGAGGCGAAGAAAAAGGCAAGACAAGCTAAGCGGTTCGGCGACCCCGGCACGGCATTGCCTCCTTCAATTGAAGCCGATATGCAGATGTCGGCCTACGAAGATCAGCACGATCGCGCCCAGGATCGAGGCAAGGCAACCGGCGCGATGAAATTCGGTGCGACCACGACTGGTGACGAGTCCGGCCACCAGCGAGCCGCCGATGCCCAGCAGGATCGTGGCGATCCAGCCCATTTGGATTGTGCCCGGATAGACGAATCGCGCCAGCACACCGACGATAAGTCCGCTGATGATGGCGCCGATGATGTTGAACATGCTGTCGTTTCTTCCTGACTGCGCCGGTGAGCGCTTGGTGAATGGCTCTGCTGCGCCTGCACAATGCCCGAGGCCGGGCGGGGTTTCCAGCGCGCCGTGTGCCTTGAGAAGGGGCAGTTGTCCCGGCAGGTGCGCGCGGCCTCGGCTGGTCGATGTGGTATTTCGTTTCGTCGCACGCCCGATTCGCTTCATCGCGCATTTATGTGGAAAAATTCTGACAGAACGGGTGCATCTGACCTCTTGCCTTTGACGTAGCACAGGAAAGTCCACGCGTCGCGAGAGGCGACGGGAATGGTCACTCCATTTTCGCTGCACTTGCATCGGCGCGGCAAAGGTCCACTATAGGTTGTGTCGCACAGCCCGCGTCGCCTCAAGACCTTGATGGTCCTCGGTGGGATGGCAATGTGCTGCTTCGACGGATCCGGTCAATGCGGAGCGTGTGATGCAGGTCTGTGTGATGGGGTCGGACAGGGAAGATCGTTCTCGATTGGGCTGTTCGTGGTAAGGGAAAGCGGATCGTCGCTTTCGTCGCCACGAGGCGGCCGTGTCTGGCTCTGAAGGTTGGAACGCAAGGCGTCAGGGCGGCAGGCCGCCTGCGCGGACAAAGGGGCGAACTGTGGATTTCAGGAACGATAGCGACGCGCGCGTGGACGGTTCGGACGTAGAGACGACGATCGACACGGCCATCGACAGCAGCAGCAAGGAGGCGGGGAGCACCCCGGCCATCGCCATGGACAAGACCGATACCGCAACCGACACGCTGGTCGCCGATGCCCTAGGTAACGCGATGAAGGCCGCCGGTGCCGCCGCTGCCGAGAAGATCGATTCCAAGACCGTGCGTCCGCGCCGCTTCAACGTCGTCGTCGACGAGAGCCGCGATGCGCTGCTGACCGCGTTCGGCAAGGAAACGCTGGAAGATCGCTATCTGCTTCCCGGCGAGAAGTATCAGGACCTGTTCGCGCGCGTCGCCGATGCCTATGCCGATGACGAGGCGCATGCCCAGCGCCTGTACGACTATATCTCGAAGCTGTGGTTCATGCCGGCAACCCCGGTGCTGTCGAACGGCGGCACGGGCCGTGGTCTGCCGATCTCGTGCTATCTCAACTCGGTCGAGGACAGCCTTGAGGGCATCGTCGCCACCTGGAACGAGAACGTCTGGCTCGCCTCGCGCGGCGGCGGCATCGGTACCTACTGGGGCAACGTGCGCGGCATCGGTGAGCCGGTCGGCCTCAACGGCAAGACCAGCGGCATCATTCCCTTCGTGCGCGTGATGGATTCGCTGACGCTGGCGATCTCGCAGGGCTCGCTGCGTCGCGGTTCGGCGGCGTGCTACATCGACGTGTCGCACCCCGAGATCGAGGAATTCCTCGAAATCCGCACCACTACCGGTGACTTTAACCGCAAGGCGCTGAACCTGCACCACGGCGTGCTGCTGTCGGACGAGTTCATGGAAGCGGTGCGCGACGGCACCGAATTCAATCTGCGCAGCCCCAAGGACCAGTCGATTCGCAAGACGGTGGACGCGCGTTCGCTGCTCCAGAAGCTGGTCGAAGTGCGCCTGCGCACCGGCGAGCCCTACTTCGTGTTCTCCGACACCGTGAACCGCATGATGCCCAAGCACCAGCGCGATCTCGGCCTCAAGGTCTCCACCTCGAACCTGTGCTCGGAAATCACGCTGCCCACCGGCCGCGATCACCTGGGCAACGACCGTACCGCCGTGTGCTGCCTCTCCTCGCTCAACCTGGAGACCTGGGAAGAGTGGAAGGGCGAGAAGCATGTGGTGGAGGACATCATGCGCTTCCTCGACAACGTGCTGCAGGACTTCATCGACCGCGCGCCGGACGAGATGGCCCGTGCCAAGTACTCGGCTGCGCGCGAGCGTTCGGTGGGTCTGGGCGTGATGGGCTTCCACTCGTACCTGCAGAAGCGCGGCGTCGCGTTCGAGAGCGCGATGGCCAAGGCGATCAACCTGCAGATCTTCCAGCACATCGCCGCCAAGGCGGACGAGGCCTCGCTGCTGCTGGCGCACGAGCGCGGCGCGTGCCCCGATGCGCAGGACATGGGCGTGATGCAGCGCTTCTCCAGCAAGATGGCGATCGCGCCCACCGCGTCGATCTCGATCATCTGCGGCGGCACCTCGGCCTGCATCGAGCCGATTCCGGGCAACATCTATACCCACAAGACGCTCTCGGGCTCGTTCTCGGTGAAGAACCCGTATCTCGAAAAGCTGCTGGCCTCGAAGTCGAAGGATTCCGCCAATGTGTGGAACTCGATCCTCGAAAAGGGCGGTTCGGTCCAGCACCTCGACTTCCTGACGCAGGACGAGAAGGACTGCTTCAAGACCAGCTTCGAGATCGACCAGCGCTGGCTGCTCGAATTCGCGGGCGATCGCACGCCCTACATCGATCAGGCGCAGTCGCTGAACCTGTTCATCCCGGCAGACGTGGACAAGTGGGACCTGCTGATGCTGCACTTCCAGGCGTGGGAGCGGGGTATCAAGTCACTGTATTACCTGCGCTCGAAGTCGGTGCAGCGTGCAGGCTTCGCAGGGTCCGGCGGCGTCGAGGCGGACAACACCGCCATCGCCCCCAAGTTCGAGATCGGCGAGAGCACCGACTACGACGAGTGCCTTGCCTGCCAGTAAGTAAGGGCCTGCCAATTAGCGCCTGAGTTCTGATTGAACGCAAAGGGCGGTCCGAAGTTCGGGCCGCCCTTTTGTCGTCATTGTGACGGGTCAGTCGGGAACTGGCGGGTTTCCCAACGCTTGTAAATTTCTGGCGTCATGCGGATTTGTGGCGGATGATCGATCCGGTCGCCGCATCACGACGGCGCCCGGCTGGATGCCGACGAACAGGAGAGAACTTATGCGTAAGACCCGAATTATCGCCGTGCTGGCTGTCGCGGTGCTGGCCTCGACCACGCTGGCCGCGTGCAACTATGGCCATCCGGGACATCATCGCCCGCCGCATGGCGATCATGGCCATGACGGTCATCGCGGTGACGGCAACTGGGATGGCGATCACCACTGACGATGGATCGCCCCCGCTCCCGCAGGCGCGATGCCTGCGGGAGCGGGGGTGAATTTCAGGGAAGCGCGCCTTCGCCGAAGGTCGCATCCCCCCGGCGGGACAGCAACACCGTGTCGCCGTCGATGCCATCGACCTGCGAGGCCAGAATGAAGCTGCGCGCATCGTCGTTCGGCGTATCCGCGAGATGGATTTCCTCGCCCTCCACATGATCGACCGTGCCGAGAGGCACTGCGTCCGGATCGAGCACGGTCATGCCGCGCCGGATGGTTCCGGCAGAGGTCCACCAGCTGTGCTGTTCGTCGATTCCGGCCATGATCGTCCTTTCCGTCTCACACGGGCTCTCAAGGATCAAACCCTGTCGGCAGCGAGGGTTCCGAAGCGGTCGAAAATGGGCTTTCGGGATGCCTGAGGCAGCGACTTTTCGGCCATATCGACGCAAACCCGGCGATTCGGAGCGAACACAACCCCTTGCGATGGACTCTATCCACAGTCGCAAGATGTGCTAAAAGATTTGTCAAAGCTGTGCAAACCTCAGGAAAAGCTATCCCTCTTTTCCAGGGTTTGCGGTTAGGATGACCGTCCTGCCCGCCGCTGCGCCGGCGCGGCCTTGGTGTCGCTGCCCGGAAACGCGCCGGGGCAAGCAAAATTCGTCGTTCACCGGAGTTGTCCCGTCATGTCCCTTCTCGAAGCCCGCAAGACCTACAAGCCTTTCGAGTACCCCTGGGCCTACGACTACTGGAAGATCCAGCAGCAGCTGCACTGGCTGCCCGAGGAAGTGCCGCTGGGCGAGGACTGCCGCGACTGGGCGCAGAAGATTTCCGAGCATGAGCGCAACCTGCTGACGCAGATCTTCCGCTTCTTCACGCAGGCCGACGTCGAGGTGCAGGATTGCTACCACGACAAGTATGCGCGCGTGTTCAAGCCGACCGAGATCAAGATGATGCTCACCGCCTTCTCCAACATGGAGACGGTGCACATCGCGGCCTATTCACACCTGCTCGACACCATCGGCATGCCCGAGAGCGAATACGGCGCCTTCCTCGAATATGCCGAGCTGAAGGACAAGCATGACTACATGCACACCTTCGGAGTCGATTCGGACGAGGATATCGCCCGTACGCTGGCGATGTTCGGCGGCTTCACCGAGGGACTTCAGCTGTTCGCCAGCTTCGCGATGCTGATGAACTTCCCGCGCTTCAACAAGATGAAGGGCATGGGGCAGATCGTCTCGTGGTCGGTCCGCGACGAGACGCTGCACTGCGAGGGCATCATCAAGATGTTCCATACTTTCGTGAAGGAGCGCGGCTGCCTCACCAAGTCGGTCAAGCAGGATATCATCGACTGCTGCATGACCACCGTGCGTCTTGAGGACAACTTCATCGACCTGGCCTTTGAACTCGGCCCGGTGCCGGGGATGAGCGCCAAGGACATCAAGCGCTACATCCGCTTCATCGCCGACTGGCGCCTTGGCCAGCTGGGCCTGCCGCCGGTCTACCTGATCGAGGAGCATCCGCTGCCCTGGCTGACGCCGCTGCTCAACGGCGTGGAGCACGCCAACTTCTTCGAGACGCGCGCGACCGAATACTCGAAGGGCGCGACGCGCGGTGACTGGAACACCGTCTGGGCGAACTTCGATTCGCGCCGCAAGGCCAAGTTGGGCGAGACCGCCGCGAACGTCGAAGGCGGCGAGCCGGGCCTGTTCGGGACGACCGAAGCGGCAGAGTGATTGCACTCAGCTTGACGAAACAATGCGAAGGGCGGCCGCAAGGTCGCCCTTTTCGTATGGGGGCTTTCTGTATGAGACTTGCGCGGTTAGGCGCCGAGCCATGCCTGATCTCTTCCAGCTGATTCTCGTTGCGCTTGGCTGCGTGAACCTTGCGGCGTTCATCATGTTCTGGACGGACAAGCGGCTGGCGCAGGCAGGGCGGTCGCGTCAGCGTATTTCAGAGCGCCATTTGCTCATGCTGGCATTTTTCGGTGGGACGCCGGGCGCCTATGCGGCGCGTTCGCTGTTCCGGCACAAGACGCGCAAGCAGCCGTTCGTGCGCAATCTTCACGCCATCGCGATCCTGC of the Novosphingobium sp. 9 genome contains:
- a CDS encoding site-specific integrase; protein product: MKMRKRHEVPLSKQAIAIINEMAPLRNGPYVFPTFHTGRRPISENTVNGALRRIGYKGKMTAHGFRSMASTLLNESSKWNPDAIEAALAHKVGNTTRATYNRGTYWSERVEMMQWWSDWLDELRAKGA
- a CDS encoding GlsB/YeaQ/YmgE family stress response membrane protein, with the protein product MFNIIGAIISGLIVGVLARFVYPGTIQMGWIATILLGIGGSLVAGLVTSRGRTEFHRAGCLASILGAIVLIFVGRHLHIGFN
- a CDS encoding ribonucleoside-diphosphate reductase subunit alpha — its product is MDKTDTATDTLVADALGNAMKAAGAAAAEKIDSKTVRPRRFNVVVDESRDALLTAFGKETLEDRYLLPGEKYQDLFARVADAYADDEAHAQRLYDYISKLWFMPATPVLSNGGTGRGLPISCYLNSVEDSLEGIVATWNENVWLASRGGGIGTYWGNVRGIGEPVGLNGKTSGIIPFVRVMDSLTLAISQGSLRRGSAACYIDVSHPEIEEFLEIRTTTGDFNRKALNLHHGVLLSDEFMEAVRDGTEFNLRSPKDQSIRKTVDARSLLQKLVEVRLRTGEPYFVFSDTVNRMMPKHQRDLGLKVSTSNLCSEITLPTGRDHLGNDRTAVCCLSSLNLETWEEWKGEKHVVEDIMRFLDNVLQDFIDRAPDEMARAKYSAARERSVGLGVMGFHSYLQKRGVAFESAMAKAINLQIFQHIAAKADEASLLLAHERGACPDAQDMGVMQRFSSKMAIAPTASISIICGGTSACIEPIPGNIYTHKTLSGSFSVKNPYLEKLLASKSKDSANVWNSILEKGGSVQHLDFLTQDEKDCFKTSFEIDQRWLLEFAGDRTPYIDQAQSLNLFIPADVDKWDLLMLHFQAWERGIKSLYYLRSKSVQRAGFAGSGGVEADNTAIAPKFEIGESTDYDECLACQ
- a CDS encoding DUF2171 domain-containing protein, which codes for MAGIDEQHSWWTSAGTIRRGMTVLDPDAVPLGTVDHVEGEEIHLADTPNDDARSFILASQVDGIDGDTVLLSRRGDATFGEGALP
- a CDS encoding ribonucleotide-diphosphate reductase subunit beta: MSLLEARKTYKPFEYPWAYDYWKIQQQLHWLPEEVPLGEDCRDWAQKISEHERNLLTQIFRFFTQADVEVQDCYHDKYARVFKPTEIKMMLTAFSNMETVHIAAYSHLLDTIGMPESEYGAFLEYAELKDKHDYMHTFGVDSDEDIARTLAMFGGFTEGLQLFASFAMLMNFPRFNKMKGMGQIVSWSVRDETLHCEGIIKMFHTFVKERGCLTKSVKQDIIDCCMTTVRLEDNFIDLAFELGPVPGMSAKDIKRYIRFIADWRLGQLGLPPVYLIEEHPLPWLTPLLNGVEHANFFETRATEYSKGATRGDWNTVWANFDSRRKAKLGETAANVEGGEPGLFGTTEAAE
- a CDS encoding DUF1294 domain-containing protein — its product is MPDLFQLILVALGCVNLAAFIMFWTDKRLAQAGRSRQRISERHLLMLAFFGGTPGAYAARSLFRHKTRKQPFVRNLHAIAILQAVALAVGGGWWLGG